In Bradyrhizobium manausense, the sequence GACATCACTCGCACGCTGATTGCCGGCGAGATATTTTTCGTTGGCCTCGCTCCAGCGCGCGTTCAGCCGGCCGGCCATGCCCATCGACACCAGCACTTCGGCATTGCGGCGGCTGGACTGGGCGAGGTCGTTGCGCTGGGCGGCAAGGCCCATCGCGTCTTTCGCCGGCTGGCGGGACAGGAATTCGGTGACCAGCGTCAGGCCGACCAGGATGACCGCGCCGATCAGCGCGGTCACGCCGATCCAGACGTGGAAGGCGAAGCAGATGCCGAGATAGAGCGGCAGCCAGGGCAGGTCGAAGAAGGCGCTCGGGCCCATCCCGCCAAGGAAGGAGCGGACATTGTCGAGGTCGCGCAGCGGCTGAAGGCCCTCGTTGCGGCTGCCGACCAGCAGCGGCAGTCGCACGATGGTATCGAACACGCGCTTGTTCAGGGCTTCGTCGAGTGCGGTGCCGACGCGCCCCAGGATACGGCTGCGGATCATGTCGAGCACGCCCTGCGCCATATAGAGGCCGCCGGCGAGGACGATCAGGCCGACCAGGGTCGGAATGCTGCGGCTCGGCAGCACCCGGTCGTAGACCTCCAGCATGAAGATCGACCCGGTCAGATAGAGCAGGTTGATCATGCAGCTCATGAAGGCGAGGCCGACGAACGCCGTGCGGCAGGCACGCAGCGCGTCACCGAGCTCTGAACGGCGAAGGCCGGGAACGGCTGCCATCAGTCTGATCTCTTTCGGGTGAGGGGCAAAACCCCTGAAGTAAATCGAGGCGTACTCGCTCCGGATTAATATCGCGTTCTCCCAGCGGGAAACACAATCGAATTCATCCGGGCCCTGGCCACATCTACCCCGGACAGCCCGATGCGCAAGTCCGGTATTTCACAGTCTTTGCGGCTTTTTCTGGCAAAGACTGCGCCTCTCCCCAGGCAAGGGGAGAGGCGCAACGTCGATCGAACCTGGCCGGCTAGAACCGGCCGCCGCCGCGCACCAGCCGCACCACCAGCAGCAGGATGACGGCGCCGATTGCGGAATAGATGATCTCCCGGACCAGGCCTGCGCCGATATGGATGCCGAGCTTCGGGAACAGGAAGCTGGCGACGAATGCGCCGGCGATGCCGATCACGATATCGCCGATGATGCCGAACCCGCTCCCCCGCACGACCTTGCCCGCGAGCCAGCCGGCGACCAGGCCGACGAACAGGATGACGATGAGGCTTTGGCCAGAAATGTACATAAATTGAAGTCCCTCTCCGTGAACGGGCGCATGGAACCGGAACCGGGATGAATGATGTCTGAATGGGGTTCCCGAAGGGACCCCTCAGACACAAATCGCGAAAACAACCCCATGCACAGTAGAAATGGCCCCGCCGGGATGCCCGCCCCGTCCCCCGCCGTTCCCTCAGGACGGCAGCTTGGGGACCCGGTCGTGGTAGTCGGTGACGCGCTGGAACGCGGCGCCGATGGTGAGCAGGGTCGCTTCATCGAAGGAGCGGCCGATCAGCTGCATGCCGACGGGCAAGCCGTTTTGGGTGAACCCGGACGGCACCGTCAGCGACGGCAGGCCCAGAAAATTCACCGGGCGGGTGAACAGCGTCAGCCGTTGCAACAGCACCGGCGCGTTCGGTCCGCCGCCGACGTCGCTCTCCTCGATCGTCGGCGCCGGGATGGGCGAGGCCGGCGCGATGATCGCATCGACGCCAGCAGCGGCCGCATTGTGCGCGGCGAGCGCCGGGCCACGCCACCGCATCGCCTCCAGATACGTGATGGCGGGAACGGCGAGGCCGTTCTGAAGCCGCATCAGCGTCTGCGAGCCATAGTCCTGCGGCCGCTCGATCATCCAGCGCTTGTGGAAGGCGGCCGCCTCCGCGGCGAGCACGAGCTGGCTCGCCGCTGACAATTGCCGCTGATCCGGCAGCTCGACCTTGACGATGTCGGCGCCTTCGCGCTTGAGCACAGCGATGGTCTCGTCCAGCACGCGCGCGACCTCGCCGTCGAGATCGTCGACATAGAACGACGCGGGCACCCCGATCCTGAGGCCCTTCAGCGAGCCCTTTGTGGCTGCGACATAGTCCGACAGCGGCTCATGGCTGGTGGTCGAATCTTCGGGATCGAGCCCAGCCATCAGCGCCAGCAGCAGCGCGCAGTCTTCTGCGGTGCGCGCGAGCGGGCCGACCGTGTCGAGCGATTGCGACAGCGGCATCGCGCCGGCGCGGCTGACGCGGCCGACCGTGGTCTTCAGCCCCGTGACGCCGCAGAAATGCGCGGGCATGCGGATCGAGCCGCCGGTGTCCGAGCCGAGCGCCGCGAAGTTCAGGCGCGCCGCGACCGATGCGCCGGAGCCCGACGACGAGCCGCCGGTGATATGCGCGACGTTCCAGGGATTGTGCACCGGGCCGTAATGGGCGTTGTGGCCGGTCGGGCCGTAGGCGAACTCGGCCAGATGCAGCGTGCCGAGCCTGATCTGACCGGCGTCCTTGAGGCGCTGCAAGGCGGTCGATGTCACCGTCGGTACGAAATCGCGGCGGATCAGCGAGCCGCAGGTCGCGACCTTGCCCGCATCGTAATACATGTCCTTGTGCGCGAGCGGCACGCCATGCAGCGGACCGCGAACCGTGCCCTTGGCAAGATCGGCGTCCGCGGCGTCGGCCGCCTTCAGCACGGCTTCCGACTCGATCGACATGAAGGCGTTGAGATGCGGCTGCCATTGCGCAATGCGGTGCAGCAGCGCGCGCGTCACCTCATGCGAGGAGACCTGCTTCATCGCGATCGCACGCGCGACCTCGGTGAGCGACATCAAGGCGGGTTCACGGCTCATTTCGACACCTTCGCGGCTTGCGCGAGCGGATAGAGCGCGGGCTCGAGGTCGAACGGCAGCGTGCCGGCGATGGCGGCAAAGCCCTCGAAGGCAGGTCCGAGGGAATTGGAGATGCGCGTCGCAATCTCCTCGTTCACGGGAACACCGGCGATCTGTGCCGTCGCCTGGATTTCTTTTGTCGTTGGTCTCGTCATGCGATTTCCTCTCCCGGCGCGCGGCTATGGCCCATGACCATCCAGCACGCGGCTTCGTGGCCCATCTTATCGGGTGCCGTGAGATTTGGTGTCGCATTTGCGCAGAGCGGCTGCGCAAATGGCGGCGGCCTGCGGAGGCGACGGGCGGCGTCAAATACGGCCGTCGTCCTGGCGACAGCTCTATTGAGGCGCCGGCTCGCCCCGCAGGTCCATCCCCTACTTCGTCAGCAGCGCATACGCCCCGGTCCAGCCCTCCGGCGGCGGGTTGATCTTGAATTCCTTGATGCGGGCTTCGTAGAGCTTGAACAGCTTTTCCAGCGTATCGGCGTCCTCGCTGCGGCGGCCGCGTTCGATGGCGTCCAGTGCGCCCTGCCAATCGCAGCTGCGGTAGCAGCCGAGCATCTCGATGGTGATATTGCGAAGGCGCTGGAACGCGCCCGACTGCATCACGTCCTCGCGTCCGGCGATGGCATAGATCACCTCCGGCTCGGTCTTGCCCTTGACCATGATGAAATCGAGCTCGAGGATCGCGAAACTGTCCTTGGCGGCGAGCGCGGTGCGGGAGCCGACGATGATCGGGAATCCGTATTCCTTGGTCTGGCCTTCGAGGCGTGAGGCCAGGTTCACGCTGTCGCCGAGCACCGAATAATTCTTCTTCAGGTCCGAACCCATGTTGCCGACCACGCCGATGCCGGTGTTGAGACCGATACCGACATTGAGCGGAATGTAGATGTGGCCGCCGTCGGCGGCTTCCTGCTCGCGCTCCTTGTTGACCAGGTCGATCTTCTCGAGCATCTGGATCGCCGCCTCGCAGGCGTTGACCTGGTGCCTGGAATCGTCGAGCGGCGCATTCCAGAACGCCATGATGGCGTCGCCCATATATTTGTCGACGTAGCCCTTCTCTTCGATGATCACGTCGGTGAGCGGCGTCAGGAAGCGGTTCATCAGCATGATGAGCCCTTGCGGATCCTGCTTGTAGCTCTCAGAGATCGTGGTGAAGCCACGCACGTCCGAGAACATGATCGTCATCTCGCGCTCTTCGCCGCCGAGCACGACCTTTTCCGGCGACTGCGCCATCTGCTCGACCAGAACCGGCGACATGTATTGCGCGAAGATGCCGCGGATCTCCTTCCGCTGCCGCTGCTCGCGCACGAAGCTCGCGAAGATGAAGGTCAGGTAGATCGCCGTCGTCGACAGCAGCGGATAGGTGAAGTCGATGAGATAGCGGTGCTGCGAGTAGAAGAACCAGGACGTGCCGATCAGGACGGCGCCGAACATCGCACCCGCAAGCACCAGCCGGACGGGGCCGAGATTCGGCGTGAAGATGATGACGAGGATGCCTATGATCATCGCAGTGAGCAATTCGACGCCGAGCGCGTAGTTCGGCCGTGAGATCGCGGCGCCGCTCAGGACGCCTTCGAGCACCTGAGCGTGAATCTCGACCCCTGGCATGGCGCGCGACACCGGCGTCGTCTTGATGTCGTTCAGGCCGACCGCGGAGGTACCGATCAGCACCAGCTTGCCGTTGATCTTGCTCGGCGACACGGTGTTGTCGAGCACGTCGGCCGCCGAGACGTAGATCGACGGATCTTGCCGGGCATAATGCACCCAGAGCTGACCGTTCTCGTCCGTCGGGATCTCGACACCCTTGAGACGAACGGCGCGTATGCCGGTCTTGTCGGTCCGCACCAGCAGTGTCGGGGTCCCCGTGACGACCCGCAGGATCTCGAGACTGAGCGAGGGCATGATGTTGCCCTGCGCGAGCATGACCATCGGCACGCGCCGGATCAGGCCGTCGCGCTCGGTCCTGATCGTGAACAGGCCGCGTCCGGCGGCGACCTTCTCGATGACGGGCACGTTGCGCAAGAGACCCGGGAATTCGAACAGAAAGCGCTCGGCTCCCGCTTCACCGACCGTTGCCACGCCGGTGAAGGGAAGCTCCCTGTCGATCTCCGACGTGACCGCCGACTGCCCGGTCTCGCCCAGCACCACGCGCGAGCGCTTGATCGCTTCGGAGAGGACCTGGTCGTTGCTCGGCAGTTCGCGCAGCCTGGTACGCGTGGCGTCGTCCAGATAGCGCATCTGGCTCGCGACCAGATCGGGATTGAGCCGGTCGGGCTCGGAAAACACCACGTCGAATCCGATCGCCACCGCGCCGTTGTTGGTGAGGTTGATGATCATGTCCGCGATGCGCGTGCGCGACCACGGCCACTGACCGAACCTGGCAAGACTCTTGTCGTCGATGTCGACGATGGCGACCGGCCGCACCGTCTTGTGACGGGGATCGATCAGCTGAAACATGTCGAAGGTGCGCAGCCGCAGCTCCTGGACCGGCGGCGGGTCCCAGAGCCGAATGACCGCAAACACGATCAGCAACCCAAGGCACACCAGCCGCGCAAAGCCGAACTTTTGCGCGAACCACCGGCGCCAGATTTTGAGACGTCTCATGCTGGTCGAGTTTCCCGCAGCCCGTCTTCGGCCAATATCGGGCCGACAATACGCAATCGGTTATGCCTTTGATACCGGAATCCGCCGCGGACTGAGGCCGCCGCCGACCCGGCTCGAATGGTCGTCAGGCGTGGTTCGCAAGGATGAAATCGCTCGCATGCAGACTGCTCGCGACGAGCTTTTTCAGCAGGATCGACTGATGATCGTCGAGCGTAACCAGCGCGTCACTCGCCTGCTGCGTGATGACGATGTCGCCGAAGGACTTGATGTCCGTGAACGCGTGCAGATCGATCTTGTCCTGGCCCACCTCGAAATCGACGATCGTGTTCTGGACCGAATGCGTCGAATTCGTAAAGGTAAACTGGTCCTGTCCGCTGGTCCCGACGAGGATAGGAGCCGTAGGCGGATCGACGACCAGCGTGCCGCCGTTACCGTCGCTGACGAAATGGAAGCTGTCGATGCTGTAGCTGCCGGCGAACTTGATGATCGCGGTGTCGGTCCCGTCGCTCAGCGTCAGCGCGCCGCCGAGATGGTCGGCATTCTCACTGTAGCTCACCCCGGTCAAGGTCGAGAAGCCGATGTCCTTGAGGTCGAGCAAGTCCGAATTGGCGACGGTGCCGTCGCCGGCAAAGCCGTTAACGACGCCGGTGAAATCGGCGGCATGCTGGATCGCGAGCGTGCCGGTGGTTCCGCTGCCGTTGGCGAAGGTCACGACCTGCGACGAAGCCTCGCTGAGGTTCAGCACCGAGCCGCTCTCGATCGTCATCGGCGCCTCGGCGAGCGGGTCGTAAACGGTGGTGCCGCCATGACCGTCGCTCTGAAGGTGCCAGTTCACGTCCCTGCCGAGGAACGACAGGGTGACGTTCGTCGTGCCGTTATAGAAGCCGACGGTGGTGATGTTCGTGTCCGCGTTGTAGTTGGCCTGCGCCGACATCGTGGACGTCCAGGCGAGATCCTTCAGGTCGATCAGATTGTTGGACGAGAGCGAGGCTCCGGCCGGAGAACCCGAGATCAGTCCATGGAAATCCCTGGACTCGTCGAGGATCAGGTTGCCGAGCCCGTTGTCGTAATAGACCGTGATTCCCGACACCGAGCCCTCGATCTCCACGACGGCCTTGTTCGAGATCTCGATCGCACCGGTGCCGGTGATGTCGCCCTTGATGTCGATCGTCGACACGTCGTTTCCGGAGAACGGGCCGGCCTCGATCAGACCGTTCAGGACGACCTCACCTTTCACGGTAAACACGGTGCCGGGTTCGGTCAGCAGCGTCACGCCGGAGGCGACGGTGAGGTCCTGGATCGTGACGCTTCCCGTGCTGTCGACGGTGTAGCTTCCGGGCGCATCGAGCTTGACGTCGTAGCTGGCCGCCGGCACGCCCACGCTCCAGTTCGACGCCGTATTCCAATCTCCGCTGGCCGAATTGATCCAGTGGTCGACCGGAACCAGCTCGACGGTGGTGCCGCCATTGCCGTCGCTGCTCGTGATGAAATGGGCGTCACTGTAGTCGCCGATGAGCTTGAGCGTGATGCTGTGATTGTGGGTATCGCTCACGACGAGATTGCCGGTCGCCGAGTTGTAGACGGCCGTGGTCCCGCTGTCCCAGGTGACGGTCGACAGGTCGATCTTCTCATTGGCCGCGAAGCCGGCGATCGAACCGCCGAAACTCGCGGTATCGACCTCGAGTTCGGCACCGGCGCCCGCGAAAGTGACGGTCTGCGACACAATGGCATCGAGATAAAGCGTCGCACCGGCATCGATCGTAACCGAGCCGGAGCCGGACAGGGAGCCGAACAGCGAGAGGGTCCCGTCGGTGTGGATCTCGATCGTGTTGGTGTTGACGATTTTGCCCGTGATCGAGGTGGCTCCCCAGCTCTCGATCTTGCCCGAATTGGCGATGCCAAAGGTCAGCCCATCCGCACTCGAGATCGAGGCGCCATCGAGCAAATCGATTTCGCCGGCATTATCGATCGTGGACAGGGTACCGAACACGCTGGTCCCCGAAACCGTCCAGGTGCCGCTGCTTTCGTTATCGAAAGTCGCGCTCGCAACCGAGATGTTGCCGTTGATATGGCCGGTGTTGTTGATCTCGATCGCGCCGCCGGTCTCGAAGATCGCTGAGGTCGTCGAGGTGACGCTGGCGGCGTCGGGACCTATGGTGCCGGAATTGTCGATCGTCGCGGCGCCCGTCGTGTTCTCATGGATGGAGATCGCGGCAGAGCCGCCGGCACCAACCACCGACCCGGTGTTGGTGATATGCGTCGAGCCGGTGCCGTCCTTCACGACACTGATGCCGAACGAGGCGGTGCCGGTGATGTGCCCGTTGTTCGTGATGGTGACGTCGCCGTCGCCCTTGGCAACGACGTCGAGACCGACCGCTCCGGTCGCAGCTCCCCCGATCGTCGCGGAAATGTCGCCCGCCCCGGTCGCGCCGTCGTGCAGGACTATACCATCGCCGGCAGTGCCGGTGACATCGCCGACCGTCGTCAGCGAGATATTGCCGATGCCGTTCTGGGTGACGGCAATGCCGTTGTTCGCGCCGCTCAGCGTGCCGGTCGGCGTCAGCACGATGTCGCCGCGGCTGCCGATCGACCCTCCCGACGCCGTGAAGTCGAGCGCATCGCCCTGCGAGGTCGTGATATTGGCATTGCCGGTGACCGTGAAGGTACCGGCGGTCGTCGCCTGACCGGTGATGGTGCCGGTGAAGCCGTGGCTCGTCTTGTCGAGCTTGAGCGTATCGGCACCGCCCGCGAAGGTGACGGTCTGCGCGTTGGCGCCACCGAGTTCCAGCGTCGCCTGGTCGTCGATGACCAGCTGACCGGCTCCGGTCAGGCCACCGGAAAGGTTCAGCGTGCCGGCCTGCACCTCGATGGTGCCGGTGTTGGTGACGGCACCGGCGACGTTGTTGCTGCCCGAGACGCCGTAGAGATGACCAGAATTGTTCAGGCTGCCGCCGTTGATCGAGACGTCGGACAGATAGAGCTTCGACGTTCCGT encodes:
- a CDS encoding GlsB/YeaQ/YmgE family stress response membrane protein, whose product is MYISGQSLIVILFVGLVAGWLAGKVVRGSGFGIIGDIVIGIAGAFVASFLFPKLGIHIGAGLVREIIYSAIGAVILLLVVRLVRGGGRF
- a CDS encoding amidase, translated to MSREPALMSLTEVARAIAMKQVSSHEVTRALLHRIAQWQPHLNAFMSIESEAVLKAADAADADLAKGTVRGPLHGVPLAHKDMYYDAGKVATCGSLIRRDFVPTVTSTALQRLKDAGQIRLGTLHLAEFAYGPTGHNAHYGPVHNPWNVAHITGGSSSGSGASVAARLNFAALGSDTGGSIRMPAHFCGVTGLKTTVGRVSRAGAMPLSQSLDTVGPLARTAEDCALLLALMAGLDPEDSTTSHEPLSDYVAATKGSLKGLRIGVPASFYVDDLDGEVARVLDETIAVLKREGADIVKVELPDQRQLSAASQLVLAAEAAAFHKRWMIERPQDYGSQTLMRLQNGLAVPAITYLEAMRWRGPALAAHNAAAAGVDAIIAPASPIPAPTIEESDVGGGPNAPVLLQRLTLFTRPVNFLGLPSLTVPSGFTQNGLPVGMQLIGRSFDEATLLTIGAAFQRVTDYHDRVPKLPS
- a CDS encoding CHASE2 domain-containing protein codes for the protein MRRLKIWRRWFAQKFGFARLVCLGLLIVFAVIRLWDPPPVQELRLRTFDMFQLIDPRHKTVRPVAIVDIDDKSLARFGQWPWSRTRIADMIINLTNNGAVAIGFDVVFSEPDRLNPDLVASQMRYLDDATRTRLRELPSNDQVLSEAIKRSRVVLGETGQSAVTSEIDRELPFTGVATVGEAGAERFLFEFPGLLRNVPVIEKVAAGRGLFTIRTERDGLIRRVPMVMLAQGNIMPSLSLEILRVVTGTPTLLVRTDKTGIRAVRLKGVEIPTDENGQLWVHYARQDPSIYVSAADVLDNTVSPSKINGKLVLIGTSAVGLNDIKTTPVSRAMPGVEIHAQVLEGVLSGAAISRPNYALGVELLTAMIIGILVIIFTPNLGPVRLVLAGAMFGAVLIGTSWFFYSQHRYLIDFTYPLLSTTAIYLTFIFASFVREQRQRKEIRGIFAQYMSPVLVEQMAQSPEKVVLGGEEREMTIMFSDVRGFTTISESYKQDPQGLIMLMNRFLTPLTDVIIEEKGYVDKYMGDAIMAFWNAPLDDSRHQVNACEAAIQMLEKIDLVNKEREQEAADGGHIYIPLNVGIGLNTGIGVVGNMGSDLKKNYSVLGDSVNLASRLEGQTKEYGFPIIVGSRTALAAKDSFAILELDFIMVKGKTEPEVIYAIAGREDVMQSGAFQRLRNITIEMLGCYRSCDWQGALDAIERGRRSEDADTLEKLFKLYEARIKEFKINPPPEGWTGAYALLTK